One Prionailurus bengalensis isolate Pbe53 chromosome D3, Fcat_Pben_1.1_paternal_pri, whole genome shotgun sequence genomic region harbors:
- the LOC122470480 gene encoding coiled-coil domain-containing protein 74B-like isoform X4, with amino-acid sequence MRAGVAAAGQRPPSSGIPGSRGTSRLRPPAILQAAQHSTQVGLIEAQKRVVDLEKSLQFLQQQHSETLVKLHEEIEHLKRENKANSQGKARPRPSFSKKQDSKTDIPPKTDLEEKTPAAALFHNSKRDQAPGVQGQAKLALGCCSACSRDEEVETSSAAAPWVAGSQHKGKQPPVMNLPLHLRKPTTLQQCEVVIRQLWNANLLQAQELQHLKALLEGNLRRPKAASEEAGPSSPKDQEALHQGAMQLPKVPTKGIPKKCLILSPMPVAERPILPALKQTLKSNFAERQKRLQVVQRRRLHRSVL; translated from the exons ATGAGGGCGGGGGTGGCGGCGGCCGGGCAGCGGCCCCCCAGCTCGGGGATCCCGGGCTCCCGGGGCACGTCGCGCCTGCGCCCGCCCGCCATCCTCCAGGCCGCGCAGCACAGCACGCAGGTTGGGCTCATCGAGGCGCAGAAGCGGGTCGTGGACCTGGAGAAGAGCCTGCAGTTCCTGCAGCAGCAGCACTCGGAGACACTGGTCAAGCTCCACGAGGAGATCGAGCACCTCAAGCGGGAGAACAAGG CCAACTCTCAAGGAAAGGCCAGGCCCCGGCCCAGCTTCTCCAAGAAGCAAGACTCAAAAACTGACATTCCTCCGAAGACGGACCTGGAAGAGAAGACCCCAGCTGCTGCCCTGTTTCACAACAGCAAGCGGGACCAAGCCCCAGGGGTGCAGGGGCAGGCCAA GCTAGCTCTGGGCTGCTGTAGTGCCTGTTCCAGAGATGAAGAAGTGGAGACGTCCAGTGCAGCAGCCCCCTGGGTGGCAGGCAGCCAGCACAAGGGCAAGCAGCCCCCCGTGATGAATCTGCCCCTGCACCTGCGCAAGCCCACCACGCTTCAGCAATGCGAAGTGGTCATCCGCCAGCTGTGGAACGCCAACCTCCTGCAGGCCCAAGAG CTGCAGCACCTCAAGGCCCTCCTGGAAGGGAACCTGAGGAGGCCCAAGGCTGCATCTGAGGAGGCCGGCCCCAGCTCTCCCAA GGACCAGGAGGCCCTTCACCAGGGAGCCATGCAGCTCCCCAAGGTCCCCACCAAGGGCATCCCCAAGAAATG CCTGATTCTGAGCCCTATGCCCGTGGCAGAGCGCCCCATCCTGCCCGCGCTGAAGCAGACCTTGAAGAGTAACTTTGCTGAGCGGCAGAAAAGGCTGCAGGTGGTGCAGCGCCGGCGGCTGCACCGCTCTGTCCTTTGA
- the LOC122470480 gene encoding coiled-coil domain-containing protein 74A-like isoform X5 — MRAGVAAAGQRPPSSGIPGSRGTSRLRPPAILQAAQHSTQVGLIEAQKRVVDLEKSLQFLQQQHSETLVKLHEEIEHLKRENKDLHYKLIMNQKPKEANSQGKARPRPSFSKKQDSKTDIPPKTDLEEKTPAAALFHNSKRDQAPGVQGQAKLALGCCSACSRDEEVETSSAAAPWVAGSQHKGKQPPVMNLPLHLRKPTTLQQCEVVIRQLWNANLLQAQELQHLKALLEGNLRRPKAASEEAGPSSPKDQEALHQGAMQLPKVPTKGIPKK; from the exons ATGAGGGCGGGGGTGGCGGCGGCCGGGCAGCGGCCCCCCAGCTCGGGGATCCCGGGCTCCCGGGGCACGTCGCGCCTGCGCCCGCCCGCCATCCTCCAGGCCGCGCAGCACAGCACGCAGGTTGGGCTCATCGAGGCGCAGAAGCGGGTCGTGGACCTGGAGAAGAGCCTGCAGTTCCTGCAGCAGCAGCACTCGGAGACACTGGTCAAGCTCCACGAGGAGATCGAGCACCTCAAGCGGGAGAACAAGG ATCTCCATTACAAGCTAATAATGAATCAGAAGCCAAAGGAAG CCAACTCTCAAGGAAAGGCCAGGCCCCGGCCCAGCTTCTCCAAGAAGCAAGACTCAAAAACTGACATTCCTCCGAAGACGGACCTGGAAGAGAAGACCCCAGCTGCTGCCCTGTTTCACAACAGCAAGCGGGACCAAGCCCCAGGGGTGCAGGGGCAGGCCAA GCTAGCTCTGGGCTGCTGTAGTGCCTGTTCCAGAGATGAAGAAGTGGAGACGTCCAGTGCAGCAGCCCCCTGGGTGGCAGGCAGCCAGCACAAGGGCAAGCAGCCCCCCGTGATGAATCTGCCCCTGCACCTGCGCAAGCCCACCACGCTTCAGCAATGCGAAGTGGTCATCCGCCAGCTGTGGAACGCCAACCTCCTGCAGGCCCAAGAG CTGCAGCACCTCAAGGCCCTCCTGGAAGGGAACCTGAGGAGGCCCAAGGCTGCATCTGAGGAGGCCGGCCCCAGCTCTCCCAA GGACCAGGAGGCCCTTCACCAGGGAGCCATGCAGCTCCCCAAGGTCCCCACCAAGGGCATCCCCAAGAAATG A
- the LOC122470480 gene encoding coiled-coil domain-containing protein 74B-like isoform X1, with translation MRAGVAAAGQRPPSSGIPGSRGTSRLRPPAILQAAQHSTQVGLIEAQKRVVDLEKSLQFLQQQHSETLVKLHEEIEHLKRENKDLHYKLIMNQKPKEANSQGKARPRPSFSKKQDSKTDIPPKTDLEEKTPAAALFHNSKRDQAPGVQGQAKLALGCCSACSRDEEVETSSAAAPWVAGSQHKGKQPPVMNLPLHLRKPTTLQQCEVVIRQLWNANLLQAQELQHLKALLEGNLRRPKAASEEAGPSSPKDQEALHQGAMQLPKVPTKGIPKKCLILSPMPVAERPILPALKQTLKSNFAERQKRLQVVQRRRLHRSVL, from the exons ATGAGGGCGGGGGTGGCGGCGGCCGGGCAGCGGCCCCCCAGCTCGGGGATCCCGGGCTCCCGGGGCACGTCGCGCCTGCGCCCGCCCGCCATCCTCCAGGCCGCGCAGCACAGCACGCAGGTTGGGCTCATCGAGGCGCAGAAGCGGGTCGTGGACCTGGAGAAGAGCCTGCAGTTCCTGCAGCAGCAGCACTCGGAGACACTGGTCAAGCTCCACGAGGAGATCGAGCACCTCAAGCGGGAGAACAAGG ATCTCCATTACAAGCTAATAATGAATCAGAAGCCAAAGGAAG CCAACTCTCAAGGAAAGGCCAGGCCCCGGCCCAGCTTCTCCAAGAAGCAAGACTCAAAAACTGACATTCCTCCGAAGACGGACCTGGAAGAGAAGACCCCAGCTGCTGCCCTGTTTCACAACAGCAAGCGGGACCAAGCCCCAGGGGTGCAGGGGCAGGCCAA GCTAGCTCTGGGCTGCTGTAGTGCCTGTTCCAGAGATGAAGAAGTGGAGACGTCCAGTGCAGCAGCCCCCTGGGTGGCAGGCAGCCAGCACAAGGGCAAGCAGCCCCCCGTGATGAATCTGCCCCTGCACCTGCGCAAGCCCACCACGCTTCAGCAATGCGAAGTGGTCATCCGCCAGCTGTGGAACGCCAACCTCCTGCAGGCCCAAGAG CTGCAGCACCTCAAGGCCCTCCTGGAAGGGAACCTGAGGAGGCCCAAGGCTGCATCTGAGGAGGCCGGCCCCAGCTCTCCCAA GGACCAGGAGGCCCTTCACCAGGGAGCCATGCAGCTCCCCAAGGTCCCCACCAAGGGCATCCCCAAGAAATG CCTGATTCTGAGCCCTATGCCCGTGGCAGAGCGCCCCATCCTGCCCGCGCTGAAGCAGACCTTGAAGAGTAACTTTGCTGAGCGGCAGAAAAGGCTGCAGGTGGTGCAGCGCCGGCGGCTGCACCGCTCTGTCCTTTGA
- the LOC122470480 gene encoding coiled-coil domain-containing protein 74B-like isoform X2: protein MRAGVAAAGQRPPSSGIPGSRGTSRLRPPAILQAAQHSTQVGLIEAQKRVVDLEKSLQFLQQQHSETLVKLHEEIEHLKRENKDLHYKLIMNQKPKEANSQGKARPRPSFSKKQDSKTDIPPKTDLEEKTPAAALFHNSKRDQAPGVQGQANACSRDEEVETSSAAAPWVAGSQHKGKQPPVMNLPLHLRKPTTLQQCEVVIRQLWNANLLQAQELQHLKALLEGNLRRPKAASEEAGPSSPKDQEALHQGAMQLPKVPTKGIPKKCLILSPMPVAERPILPALKQTLKSNFAERQKRLQVVQRRRLHRSVL, encoded by the exons ATGAGGGCGGGGGTGGCGGCGGCCGGGCAGCGGCCCCCCAGCTCGGGGATCCCGGGCTCCCGGGGCACGTCGCGCCTGCGCCCGCCCGCCATCCTCCAGGCCGCGCAGCACAGCACGCAGGTTGGGCTCATCGAGGCGCAGAAGCGGGTCGTGGACCTGGAGAAGAGCCTGCAGTTCCTGCAGCAGCAGCACTCGGAGACACTGGTCAAGCTCCACGAGGAGATCGAGCACCTCAAGCGGGAGAACAAGG ATCTCCATTACAAGCTAATAATGAATCAGAAGCCAAAGGAAG CCAACTCTCAAGGAAAGGCCAGGCCCCGGCCCAGCTTCTCCAAGAAGCAAGACTCAAAAACTGACATTCCTCCGAAGACGGACCTGGAAGAGAAGACCCCAGCTGCTGCCCTGTTTCACAACAGCAAGCGGGACCAAGCCCCAGGGGTGCAGGGGCAGGCCAA TGCCTGTTCCAGAGATGAAGAAGTGGAGACGTCCAGTGCAGCAGCCCCCTGGGTGGCAGGCAGCCAGCACAAGGGCAAGCAGCCCCCCGTGATGAATCTGCCCCTGCACCTGCGCAAGCCCACCACGCTTCAGCAATGCGAAGTGGTCATCCGCCAGCTGTGGAACGCCAACCTCCTGCAGGCCCAAGAG CTGCAGCACCTCAAGGCCCTCCTGGAAGGGAACCTGAGGAGGCCCAAGGCTGCATCTGAGGAGGCCGGCCCCAGCTCTCCCAA GGACCAGGAGGCCCTTCACCAGGGAGCCATGCAGCTCCCCAAGGTCCCCACCAAGGGCATCCCCAAGAAATG CCTGATTCTGAGCCCTATGCCCGTGGCAGAGCGCCCCATCCTGCCCGCGCTGAAGCAGACCTTGAAGAGTAACTTTGCTGAGCGGCAGAAAAGGCTGCAGGTGGTGCAGCGCCGGCGGCTGCACCGCTCTGTCCTTTGA
- the LOC122470480 gene encoding coiled-coil domain-containing protein 74B-like isoform X3, with protein MRAGVAAAGQRPPSSGIPGSRGTSRLRPPAILQAAQHSTQVGLIEAQKRVVDLEKSLQFLQQQHSETLVKLHEEIEHLKRENKDLHYKLIMNQKPKEANSQGKARPRPSFSKKQDSKTDIPPKTDLEEKTPAAALFHNSKRDQAPGVQGQAKDEEVETSSAAAPWVAGSQHKGKQPPVMNLPLHLRKPTTLQQCEVVIRQLWNANLLQAQELQHLKALLEGNLRRPKAASEEAGPSSPKDQEALHQGAMQLPKVPTKGIPKKCLILSPMPVAERPILPALKQTLKSNFAERQKRLQVVQRRRLHRSVL; from the exons ATGAGGGCGGGGGTGGCGGCGGCCGGGCAGCGGCCCCCCAGCTCGGGGATCCCGGGCTCCCGGGGCACGTCGCGCCTGCGCCCGCCCGCCATCCTCCAGGCCGCGCAGCACAGCACGCAGGTTGGGCTCATCGAGGCGCAGAAGCGGGTCGTGGACCTGGAGAAGAGCCTGCAGTTCCTGCAGCAGCAGCACTCGGAGACACTGGTCAAGCTCCACGAGGAGATCGAGCACCTCAAGCGGGAGAACAAGG ATCTCCATTACAAGCTAATAATGAATCAGAAGCCAAAGGAAG CCAACTCTCAAGGAAAGGCCAGGCCCCGGCCCAGCTTCTCCAAGAAGCAAGACTCAAAAACTGACATTCCTCCGAAGACGGACCTGGAAGAGAAGACCCCAGCTGCTGCCCTGTTTCACAACAGCAAGCGGGACCAAGCCCCAGGGGTGCAGGGGCAGGCCAA AGATGAAGAAGTGGAGACGTCCAGTGCAGCAGCCCCCTGGGTGGCAGGCAGCCAGCACAAGGGCAAGCAGCCCCCCGTGATGAATCTGCCCCTGCACCTGCGCAAGCCCACCACGCTTCAGCAATGCGAAGTGGTCATCCGCCAGCTGTGGAACGCCAACCTCCTGCAGGCCCAAGAG CTGCAGCACCTCAAGGCCCTCCTGGAAGGGAACCTGAGGAGGCCCAAGGCTGCATCTGAGGAGGCCGGCCCCAGCTCTCCCAA GGACCAGGAGGCCCTTCACCAGGGAGCCATGCAGCTCCCCAAGGTCCCCACCAAGGGCATCCCCAAGAAATG CCTGATTCTGAGCCCTATGCCCGTGGCAGAGCGCCCCATCCTGCCCGCGCTGAAGCAGACCTTGAAGAGTAACTTTGCTGAGCGGCAGAAAAGGCTGCAGGTGGTGCAGCGCCGGCGGCTGCACCGCTCTGTCCTTTGA